Below is a genomic region from Candidatus Paceibacterota bacterium.
ACCGTCATGATCATTTGCATTTTCGTGAAGTATAGAAAAACCAAAACCACGCTGCTCACAGTATTTCATATACATGCGCAAAAGCATCCCTGAAAAATCCTCTGAATCATCACCACCTGCACCAGAGAATATCGTCAGTACCGCGTTGGCACCATCATATTTACTTTTCCCCTCTGCGATAGCCTGCAGATCCTGCATTTCCTTAATGAGCTGCTGCGCCTGATGCTTGTCCTGCCAAAAATCAGGCTCGTTCATCGCCTGTTCAATTTCTTGCAATCGTGCTGCTTCTTGCTCATTCAGTGCCATACGTTCAGTATAAACAAAGAAAAGACCGCCCACAAGGGGCGGTCATAAACATCATTTTTCTTTGATTCCCAATGGTCCATTAGGAATAAATACTTTCTTCCATACATCGGGGTCTCAGTATTCCCCCTCATGCGCTTTTGCACCACCTTACTCTTACGGCTCTTCTCGGAATGATAACTTTCCGGAAGCAGTACGTTTGGCAGTTTCATGATCGCGCGGTCAATAAGTGGCAATTTCTTACCGTTCAAGCGTTCGATCTCTGCGATCATACGCTCGGCAGCGCGTGGTCCGCCATTATATGCCGCTGTCGGAAGGATACCTCCAAGGACCGGATCTTGAACGAAGAGTTCAATACCCTTCTTAGATCTCGCGAGCTCGAGGTCGAGCAAGCAGAGTGCCGCCTTGATGATGTTGTGCATATTCCGTGTACCATCTTCGAAACTCTTTACGAGCTCCGCCTCACGGTATGCACGCACCACTGAAGCATAAGTGCCGTTGTTATTTTTATTCGTGAATTGTAGTGCGCCCACTGCGTTCGCAGTAGAGACACTCCACATGAATGCCTCTTCACGATTGATGCCGTACTCAGCAAGAATACGCTTGAGACTCCCCTTTTGGTCCTCCAGGAAAAAGAGTGGATCCCACTGCTCGCTCACCATGAGCGACAATGGAATTTCATCAGGGAACACATCTCCAAGCAACTTCCCAGGGAATGCATGTGAATGCACGCCGAGCGCCTTCAGCTCTTCTTGGGCCTTACGAATTTTACGTCGCAAGAATCGTTCACCTTCTTTGACAAACGCTTCAGAAAAGAGCTCATCATTCCCGGGTGTGTAATACAGAAACTGTGCCTTCGCGGTTGCTCGTGCATAATTCGTTTCTTTCTTGCCCGGGATGCGTGGATAGACCATACGGTATACCGTAAGCAGGTCCGAGAGTTCTTTGCCCCCACTGCGCGAGTAGTGGAGGCGGACAGTAAGTCTCGTTGGTCCCGCACCAGCAACATGTTCCACACTGTAGCCCGGAGTAATTGCGCGAACGGGAATCTTGCATGCATTGCGTTCTGCAATCGTGTGCGCTTTGCGCAGGTCCCGGAAATAGCTTTCGGGAATAGGATTGGGCACTGCAACATGCACCATGTGCCACGAACCATTCACGGAGTCGAAGGCAGCGAGGACCACGGGCCGCTCAACAAGAAGCTCGGCCTTACCCGACATTTTCTTTTCGAACTTAATGACCTCCTTCGCACAGAGCGCATCCGCATACTTGATGCGTGCATAATGCTCTGCAAGCGGTCCCGTCTTATCAGGGGCGATCACCAGTGACTGTGCGGGAAGAAATCTTCCCGGCGGAGAACGCTTCTCTTTCGGCTTCGCTGCGAAGAGAAAGCTGTGCATAAGCACAAAGAGCAAGATGATGTAGCGCATGGCTACTCCTTTAAATTGTATCTATTTTCAATATACCGCGAATACAAAAAACGGCAACGAACTGCCGTTTTTATCATTAGTATGCTTTTTGCAAATAGACGGTGATCGTACGGCGTTTATATGCATGGCCATCCTTAATGTGCTTGTGCGAACGATCCACCTTCTGAATGATGAAATCGGGCTCAAAGAATTCATAGATACCCGCCTCGCTGTAGACGAACTCGGGCACGCCCATGCGTGGATGGATATAGGTTCCCTCCTCCGCACCCGGTGCATCGCGCAGGAGTCGGGTCACGTGCTGGTCGTCATCAGCAAGAAAGGTCTTGAAGAAGTACCAACCACCGGGCTTGAGTACGCGAAGGACTTCCGCCTTGAGCTGTGCGCGCTCTGCCTTGTTCAAGAAGTGTGAGGTCATCATATCAAGCACAATCGTCTGACTCGCATCAGGAATCTTGTCGAACTTCCCCACGATTGAGCGTGCCTCATATTCGAGTGGAAGATCACCAGAATTCTTTCGCGCGAGCTTCACTGCTTCATCTGAAATATCATAGCCCGTTCCACGCATACCATACCTACCGAGCAAAATGAGATTGCGTCCATTTCCACAACCGAGATCAAGCGCACGGCAAGTTACATTGAGCGAGCGCCTTCCTTCCTGGCGCTCCAAAAACCGAATGAACTTCTCAAGGTCCTCCGATGGCTCATCCG
It encodes:
- a CDS encoding class I SAM-dependent methyltransferase, with translation MSKHQAFWNKEYKTAEHLALSDEPSEDLEKFIRFLERQEGRRSLNVTCRALDLGCGNGRNLILLGRYGMRGTGYDISDEAVKLARKNSGDLPLEYEARSIVGKFDKIPDASQTIVLDMMTSHFLNKAERAQLKAEVLRVLKPGGWYFFKTFLADDDQHVTRLLRDAPGAEEGTYIHPRMGVPEFVYSEAGIYEFFEPDFIIQKVDRSHKHIKDGHAYKRRTITVYLQKAY